From Quercus lobata isolate SW786 chromosome 11, ValleyOak3.0 Primary Assembly, whole genome shotgun sequence:
AAACgtaaacaaacagagcgtagcAGAAAGTCAGAAATGAAGGGCGAGGGGCAAGCTTGAGATTATCTCAAATACAATGCCCATTGTTAATCTTAATCATCTCAGTGCATATAAACAGCGACAGGGCTTGACCACTTCACACATACAAAAGAGTcataaaaccaacacaaaacACATTCAGTCACACAAAAACCAAAGCGAGCCGAAGGCAAAGCAATAGCTCTCGCAGCACTCATTGCTGACTGTTGTGGCCAAACACTACAAAATGCAACCATTGTAGAGagaaactaataattaattctTCACTTCCCTTTCCAGATCCCAAATCAAATCTGAGAAATATTTGATGATGGCAAACCAATTGGAGAGCTTGGTACAGTCGATAAAATCGAAGGTTCGAGctctgaagaagaaaaagaagccaTACGTGAAGATGGACAAGAGCTCGAGTGTCAAGGTCGAGATCCGTAGCAGGAAGGCTCGAAAGCTCATCGACAAGACACTCAAGGTTGCTGATCAACCTGGGAAGCGTAGCCTTTCTTAATATTCATACCTTTGTATatgtgttttgagtttaaacTATACATATTAATTTGCATGTTGTCTTGCTCTGTTTTTGTGGGTTTTATCTTTGTTTCGTGAGTGGTGGTCTTGTTTTGCCTACCGATTccgtgtttttgtttttgtctttaagGTTTCGAAACCTTTGGAGAAGAAAACGACACAAGGGTTTGAAACCATTTTGGAACCGTTTCGGATTGGCTTATATATAAGAAACAAGGATTTCTTCCTGATTATATATATCtgatgctctttttttttttactaggaAGTATGTTGGAGATAATGCGTTTGGTATCTACATTTATAGAatagtttattaaaaattactttttttttttttttttaagaaaaaagaattagcTAGTACTGAATtactccatttttatttatttatttaatcctTCCTGCTTAATTGAACAAGAAGAATTAAGCCATGATCTTTGTTACTCAATTGTCACCTCCTCAACATCATGGgctcaaatactttttttttttttttttgtttaactatcaGATTATCAAGTAAGGACAACAATATGAATTAGGTATGAAaataatatctctctctttaagtttttgttaatttttcccaaaaactattttgatcttttaagtttgaaattgaagttggttattttaatccaaaaattttgccaaaaaaaaaaaaaaaaaacttaaaactccTAATTTAAAggaataaaatgatttttagttattctaataaatcttagttttttttttttttttttcttttcatctctatCCCAAACAGAGGATGGAATACCTATAATTCAAACTGCATATATATCTTCATTAATTGTAATCCCTAGTAAGAACGGGAACCAAAAGATGATCactttattcataaaaatattttctaatcaAAACCCAACCCGGTGTAGTCGGCCCCATATATGATTTATGTGATATGGAGTAGAAAAATTTGTCCTTCTttgccccctttttttttttttttttttttaatttttttaaattttctttcctgAATTGTTATACTTTGGTCGTTGTAATTTTTATGGTTGATTGATAAATGCCAATGCACCCGCAGTCCACTGGACCGTTGCAATAATGGTTGGGTCAACGTTTGCAGGTGTTGCGTAACCAATGAATCACACGTGTTGATAGACCAGCCAATGGGAGACTTTATTTGTTATTTCCTAGAGACAGTACtcgtttaattaaaaaattatttacgtaaaaaaaaaaaaaaattgactaatgtACTGACAGTACTGTATCTAACACTGTCTTTGGTTGAgggataataataatgatgaaggaaaataaagagaaaaatagtgtttttcattgtttagtaaaaaaaaaatgttgaggaTGAAAAATTtgggagaaaattttctttcccggacCCACAATTTACATCCTCCCAAATCAAGAGGAAAATTGTGGAGAGAAAAGTGCTCTCATCGTGAAATTACACAAATGCCCTCTCCCACCTACCCTCTTCACAAACACAACGGTTATTctggaatcaagtaaaaaaaacagagagcgagagctggagaaaaaaaaaaaaagagagaatgagagcacTAGCTGGAACATtcttgaatgagggagaaaaagaaagaaaagaaaggggaGATAAAGAGATAAGGACAAACATGtatagaggaagaaaaaaaaaaaaaaacagagagcgAGAGTcggagaaaaaagagagagaatgagagcacttcttgaatgagggagaaaaagaaagaaaagaaggggggGATAAAGAGATAAGGACAAACGTGtatggagggaaaaaaaaaagtatggatgaaatgaaatgagagaaaggagaaataatataaagatgaaaaaaattctaattgagaaatgttactacaatattttcacaatatttttacaataaattttaagtaatagattgttattaattaatattggtgagtaaaaaaataatttcagtggtgggtcCGCTTAAGGGttcctttttttaaatggtcatatttttttaatatttcaaaacgTAACATTgaatccaaataaaataaataaataaataaaaagagagagagagagatatggagagtataaagtatttatttaatcatgaacaaaaaaaaaaaaatcaaatttgttcGGATTTTTTACTTCTTGGGTTACTTACCTAAAACAAAATATCTAGGGTAATTTTGATTGATGTAAAGGTTGGGTCTAATACACATGTGCTCTATATCTTGAAATATGAATACATGACAATTATTTAATGTGTGTCTAAATCTTAACAAGTCCAGTGCACAGAATGGTAGACTCAAGCTGGTTCCATTTAAGTGAGACTTTAAGAGTTCGTttgagaacaacttatttagttgaaatagaaAACTGTtattaaaagtactgtagataaaactaaaagttaactaaaatagtacaatgagacttataaatagtatcaaaaaatacaatgaaactcatgaatagtagcaaaaataaactgaatagtaggaaaaataagctgaatagtaaaaaaaatgtattttttagccAATATCAAACACAACCTAAGAGGAAAGTAGGGATACAAGTGTATGATATTATGTGTATTGGAACATAGTGTCCCAGTTACACTTGCATCTGAGCCGTTAAAGTTGATGATTGGGTGCGGTGGGGAGGGTTGCACCGACAAGCAAATTTAGACCGGAGGGGCATGGCTGCACCTTAAATTGGTAAAATTGTTTAGTATGAATAATTTTCCATCCCTCTAACATTATTGCAGATTTTATTAATAGTCAAAATGAgacatattttaaattaatttccttttattcCCTTACCATTGCTAAATCTAAAATCTAGATAAtgatataaccaaaaaaaaaaaaaaaactgtatagATTTTTAAATGGAGAGGGACTACTTCAtagtaactatttttttttaataaaaaaaaaatatacagaatattatctattttataatcatgtatatttaatttgataaaagattaaatttatGAATGTATATTTAATAATGATATTGATcttctttatttcaaattataataaggcaaaaaaataaatgaatcacAACTGTCAAACTATCATTGTTATAAAGATTGGATGGCATAAAATAAGAAGACAACCATTTGATAGGGACTATTAGTTACGAAGTCATAGTTGGGCACCTCTAGTGGTGGAGAATTACTCCTTAAGAAGAAGGAAATCGTTGGAAGCTAGAGACGTTTTCACATGTACTCTCATATAATGAGGATTGAAGCAAAATAATCAACTAAATGAATTGTTAGAAGTTAGAACTTGGAACCTAACATTTTATTGTCTTATTGAAGAAGCATGGTTGAGCCTAAACTAATAAATTACGTTTCTAATTTCAAAATGGAACTGTGAATTGTGATGTCGGCTCTTTGCTCAATGGGCAAAGAATTTTGGGCAGTGTGAACACTTTCATTTTCCTTGTAGTATTGACATGTATGAATTCTTTTCTTGtcagtttctccaaaaaaaaaaaaaaaaaggcaacttATGAATTCTAATTTATATCGGATGTGTACTTTTCAACATTTCTAAGGAAAGATTGACCAGTTGAATTTGcctgatttttttattttgagaacaaTATGAACGGAATCTCAAGATGTTCATAGCACTAGAATCTTGTGGAATGCGCCAATTGCTCTCAATCTACTTGATTAGAGTACGTGGTATatattactataaaaaaaatctattaatttttttgaagcatatatatcttttttattttttatttttgaatttttttttatagaaaagcatatatatatatatatatatatttatatatatcttaataGACATTGCTTATGTCCAGTATATTAGTGCACCAGACACATTGAAATATGGATATACATTCGCATCCTAATGTATCCAATGTAACTGATACACTTGACAGAATTTTAAgtctattttaattaattagagTCTCATGCAagattattttcttaatatatattatatgaataTGCAGTAAAATTTATGCTAACTATAATATTACTACTGTTGCTCATTTATCTAGCAGAAGAAGCAATTAATTAAGTAATATTGCAGTAAAAGAATCATTCTTCCAATGTATAGTAGATTTTCTAACAGCAAAACCCACTTTTTCAGAGAGTAGTGTGGTGCTTAATTAGGGGAAATAACTCTTGCTTAAACCTGTTATTGTTCATTATAAAAAGTATACTGATCACCATgttaattaaattgataatttggcTATTGACATTTCTTCtatctttttatataataagaTTTTTCTATCATTCCATATGGATTAAGAATTAGAAACGAGTGGCATATATTCTCCACGCCTTAAAAGCCAATTGTCATAAATATAGAGTATAGACTATGACTGGCTACTTAGAAGTTGAAGCTAGCGTATTTGATCATTTATTAGAACTTAGAAGCAATGCATAGTTGAAGCTAGCGTATTTGATCATTTATTAGAACTTAGAAGCAATGTATGACTTCccataacaataaaaattaagttgAATACCGacaattataataataagtCAAGGGTCATTCTATGGTATTACATTTAGTGAGTGTTTGGATCCGACTTATTTGCATGTCTGCGTTTTACATCACgtttcgttctttttttttttttctttttttcaagcCTCAACTTTTGACCATTCTCCCGTGAATAGTGCACCTGTACACTGTTCACAAGtcccacaaattttatttttcaatcactttttcattaaaaatgagtcttacagtactatttatacatttaaaaattattttgttacaatgtttttcagttttcagtaaaaataagttgtatctaaATGGAGCCTTATTTTGGAGGTACGGTACCCACTTAAATCTGAACCATCCATTCTAATGCTTTTAATCTTGaccatttaaataattttagtggGTTACCATTTACCGATAGAATAGGTTAGGGTATAagtacacacaaaaaaaaaaaaaaaaaaaaaaaaaaaaaactctgctCCTTTTCGCCGATCTTCACCACATCTGCCCCCAACTCTCAGGTAAccatttttcatcatttttccTGAATTTTATCCAATAGGTTTGTGCTTTTGAATGGTGggtttaaccattttttttttctctattatttataTTGGGCCTATTTGAGAGATTGTCTTTCATCTAGGAATTTTGGAGCAGTAACATTGggaaagttgtgaaatttgaaCTGAAATTTCCTATTTGGCagattcaaattgaaaatttaaccattttctttgatttcccCCCAATTGTAACCCATGTGAAATTTGCCCACTAAAATATCCTTTAGCAAATGTATAATGTGAAACTGAtagagattttgattttggttttagttCTTGACAATGGATACCTTTGATTCCTAACATTACAACTACCTTATCCAAACATAAAAGGGGAATCTAAatatgaaatcaagaattttttctttataagttggatacaaaaacaaatatacaatttGATAAACTTTGACTAAAATTACTaacacttattttatttttaaatgttaccAAATCCTTATTGAGATGTATCAAAGCTACTATTCAACTGTTgatgctttttttctttgtctttttggTTGATGAGCTTGATTGTTCTCCTTGTTTGTAGCTAGGATTTTGTGTTTCTCAATATGTTGAACCATATATAGTAATACTATTGGATTATAAACCTCACtggatatcatttttttttcccgaaaGGTGGTAGTTCTTTCTATTATGTTATCAAAAAGCTTATTGTGTAGGGAATTTCACCgaattcccaacctgtgagaaacaaaaaaaaaaatagagaaaacaaacggcaaagaaaaaacaatcacacgcacgagacaatatttatgtggttcggcaatttaccaacgtccacggagttgcagggatttcactattatcaggaaaGAATACAGAGTACAAAATTACGgctacaatattttctctctatatAAAACACGGCAACACAACCTCcttaaaaccctaatcaccaaagtcGGTTtctacatatacatatacataaaaccctaagcctcagtaaatctcccattaaaaaaccACATAATATTATTTGGGTCCGGTCAGGTCATTGAACTGGATCAAACAAAATTAGGCTCCACAAAGTccaacaaatctcccacttggagactagttcaatcaccaacatcaaaCCGCTATTCTCCAAGAAACAATCCCTCATCCCtacaactcatcctcctgtcctcaagctagaagaccaattgaagctgtgtacagcttcaacttctcaatagtgacacccttagttaACATGTCTGctgggttcttagatccacaaattttctcaagtattaccagtttatcttcaacaaggtaacagataaagtggtattttgtttgtatatgcttcgactttgaatgaaaagccaaatttttggcaagaaagattgcactctgactgtcactgtgtagaatgcccatcttcTGCTTCTTaaccaattcatctaagaaaccatgtagtcaaatcatctcctttccagtttcagttgctgcaacatactcagcttctgtagtagacaaagtaacaatcttctgtagatttgaagcccatgatatagctgtaccacccagagtaaaaacaaacccaatagtactctttctactatcaatatcaccagcaaaatcagcatctacataaccctgcagtttcaaacttgcacatGTGAACCAAAGACATGCATCTAATTAACCCTTCAAATATCacagaatccacttgactgcctcccaatgttgctttccaggcctactcataAATCTACTCACAACTCCTACTACATGtacaatgtctggccttgtacacaccatagggcaccttgctcatgtggtccctttcttcttctgtcttcggtgactgttctttacttagtttgaaatgactactcaagggtgtgctcactggtttagtttcattcatgttgaacctgctaagaactttcttcacatactctgactaTGAAAGCTttaatgtaccattagccttgtctctaatgattctcataccaaggatttgctttgcagctcccaaatccttcattgcaaactgtttggacaattgcttcttcagattattaatctcctcaatgctagaccttgcaataagcatatcatctacatataacagtaatatgatgtaagaattggcAAAAGACTTAACATATCAACGGTGATCAgtttcacatctcttgaacctaattctatgcataaaactgtcaaatttcttgtaccactgtctaggagcttgttttaggccatataagctctttctcagtttgtagactagattctcttgtccttgagcaatgaacccttctggctgaatcatgtaaaggtcttcctctaagtcaccatgaaggaataccgtcttcacatctaactgctcaagatgtaagttttttgcagccaccattcccagtactagtctgattgttgacatcttcacaactggagaaaatatttcTATGTAGTCAATGTCTTCCTTCTGttggaaccctttaacaactaatctggccttataacgtttgctaccatcatgctcattctttattctatatacccacttgttgtgccaagccttctttcctactggcaatttAGTCAGTTtccatgtctgattccccaacaaggaattcatctcatccttcatggctaactcccacttgcttgaattcttatcttgcaaggcttcatcataacactctggctcaccatCATCAGTTAATAGGAGATAATTTAGGGTGGGTGAATAACattgtggaggtctaatgtttctagaagatctgcggacttcagctacaggtgtactcatATCTACCtatgaatttacattctccttatcttcttcaccccttttctagACAATAtcttcagtcaattcatctaagatgacaaactcagatttcttctgatctatctctgtaacatctgacactacagttgacctgtccttaTACATAACCtattcattaaatatcacatttctacttctgatgattttcctattttgttcatcccaaaacctatagccaaatttctcatcaccatagccaatgaaaaaacatattttagactttgcatcaagtttactacgagcatcagaattaatatgaacataagaaacacaactaaaaacttttaagtgtgaaaactttacctttTTATCGCTTCAAACCTCCTTAGGAAGTCTGAGCTCCATGGGAATTGatggtcctcggtttatcaagtaagctgcagtgctaacagcatcagcctaaaaagtttttggtagtctagcatgcaacctcatactcctagcatgCTTATTAAGAGTTTTGTTCATGCTCTCaaccacaccattctgctgtggtgtccaggaatggtcttctccattcTAATTCCCcgtgcagcacaatactcactgaaccctccatctaaGTACTCTTCTCCATTATTtaacctcaaacattttactttcaaacttgtttctgtctcaactatggccttccacttcttaaaagtttcaaatacatcagatttatttttcagaaaataaacctaTACCTTTCTGCTtaagtcatcaatgaaagtgatgtagtaccttaaACCTCCAAGGAATGCAAtcggagaaggcccccacaaattaGTATGTACTAATTCCAAAttttcagccttcggtgtcctgtcagttttcaagaagctcacatttttctgctttcctaagatacaactttcacacatgttaAAAttaatggacttcaattctggtagttttccttttgacagcaacatcttcatccctttctcactcatgtgaccaagtctgcggtgccataggcttgtattaGTGCTTGCATCAGTAACTGTAATTATGTCTCTTGGACATGAGGTCATATACAGAGTAACAgtcttctttccacgagccaataccctagctccctttgtaaccttccaagtaccaccaacaaatagtattgtatgtccttcatcatcaagttgtccaatagaaatcagattcctcctcaggtcaggaatatgttGAACCTTCTCTAGTAACCAAACAAATCCATTGGGCAATAATATCCAAACGTCTCCCATACCTACAACATCCAAGGTTGAACTATCAGCCAAATACATCTTACgaaaatcacctgcaacataattctgtatgatttctcggtgtggagtggtatgaaacaaagctcctgaatccaaaaactaatcatcaagtggactatCTACtacaagaagtaatgcatcatGTACCTCTTCTATTACAgtattagcagaatcatctccattcttcttcttaggacttttgcattgattcctaaagtgatCTGTTTTCCTATagttccagcattgtacttgttggcttGATCTAGATTTGcttctgttccgattagaatttctggattttgatttgCCTAGTTTGAATTTCTTTCATTACCTCTGCCttttgtctcaaggtttagggcagaaccagatctTGAGGTTTTgcctgcatctcttctgcgaatctcctcagctagaattaaatctcgtatgtCATTTTACttcagcttttcttttcttgtagaattgcttactgccatccttATTGCCTCCCAattgtttggcaaagaagccaaaacgaTCAAAGCacaaatctcatcatcaaaatcaatttctacagacgacaattgatttaTGATAGTATTGAATTtgttcagatgttgtgctacaGAAGCAGAACAATTTCTTCATCAGATGCACCTTGTTGTTTGCGGATGGCTTTTTATACATACtggacaaagccttcatcagatctgctgtggtcttctcctttacaacattgtgtgcaacagacctagatagagttaacctaataactcccaatacctgtctgtcaagaagagcccattcctcagccttcatagcctcaggtttttCCCCTAGAAATGGCAGATGCAACTTCCTCCCATAAAGGTAATCCTCGATTTGcatcctccaaaatccaaagtctGTGCCATCGAACTTTTCTATTCCAAACGCCTTTCCcgcttcctctgccattgctcccactcaaacctaaccctaggctctgataccagttgtagggaatttcactgaattcctaacctgtgagaaaccaaaaaaaaaaaaaaaaaaaaaaaaaaaaaaacacccgccaaagaaaaaacaatcacacgtacaagacaatatttacgtggttcggcaatttgcctacgtccatgGAGTTGCAGGGCTTTCACTATTATCTAGGAAGAATACAGAGTACAAAATTACGGctataatattttctctctatatAAAACACGGCAACACAACCTCcttaaaaccctaatcaccaaagtcGGTTTCTACATATACATAATGggccaaaaagttttttttcccgGGGGCATTGCCCTCGGACCCCCAAAGGCTTGTCCATGAGCGCTCCAGTTTGGGCCTATCGGCTTAAGCCTCCGCTCCATGAACTAAGCCTCAATaaatttcccattaaaaaacCACGCAATATTATTCAAGTTGGGTCAAGTCGTCAAACtggatcaaacaaaactaggctccacaaaaccTAACATATTGTTCATATGATATTAAATTTCTATTATGTTCTGCATTTGAAGAAGAGGCTACAGGTTCAATTTCCCACCAAAAGCAAAAAGTTTGGAATTgcatatttgtaatttttttttttttacaacccTTTTATTGCTTGAGAGGATTACTCATGTGTAGAGCATTGTTGTTTGTGTAGGATGCAAATTCTACCAATGAAGTGTTATGTGGCAAGATAAGGCAGCTTGAAAAAATGCATTCTTCTGTCAGCAAATGATAACATTGAAGAAGTCATGAATGATTGTAAAAGCATTTTCTACTTTAGCTGGTGAAGTGGAACAACCCCTGAAAAAATTCCCAAAAGCATTGTTTTCTGCTGGGTTGCTTACTTGTTTGGCTTGATTCCTCTCCTAGCCGCAATTGGGGCTATACCTCTAGATCAAGAAGATTGGGTTGATGGGTATTTTGCTGATGTTGCTGAAATCATTGCTGGGAAGTGGTTGAAAGTTTGGATTGAAATTGGTGCAGTTTTATCAATTATTGGACTATATGAAGCCTAATTGAGCAGTTGTGCATACCAACTTCTAGGAATGTCAAATTTAGGATTTTTACCACAAATTTTTGGGGTAAGATCCACTTGGTTTAATACACCTTGGGTGGGAATTTTGCTCTCAACATTGATTACACTTGCAGTTGCTTACATGAGTTTTGTAGACATAATATCATTAGTGAATTTCTTGTATGGTTTAGGGATGCTATTGGAATTTGCATCTTTTCTTTGGTTGAGGAGGAAGTTACCCACAGTGAAGAGGCCCTTTGTAGTTCCCATGGGGTTACCTTGGCTGGGAATTATGTGCTTGATTCCATCTGGGTTTTTGCTCTATGTAATGGTAGTGGCTACAAAAACTCTCTATTTGGTAATTGCACTGCTTATAATGGCTGGGATTGCTTGGTACTTCTTGATGAATTTTTGCAAGTCCAAACTGTGGCTTGAGTTCAACAATGCTAGAGAAAAGTTGGAAGATCAGGATTTGGAATAGGCTGATAATTACTGGCTGTGAGGATCTTAATA
This genomic window contains:
- the LOC115969179 gene encoding uncharacterized protein LOC115969179; amino-acid sequence: MMANQLESLVQSIKSKVRALKKKKKPYVKMDKSSSVKVEIRSRKARKLIDKTLKVADQPGKRSLS